In Lycium ferocissimum isolate CSIRO_LF1 chromosome 3, AGI_CSIRO_Lferr_CH_V1, whole genome shotgun sequence, the genomic window TTGATCTTATCTTAAAAAGAACAACCTCATGTTGTGAAGATTTGTACAACAAGCTATGTAAATGGTACCCTCTACTTGGCCTTATCTCATGTCATCACCATTAgcttaattataaataaacacatgtattagaatttttttctttatcctaTAAATGCATGTTAGTATATCATAATTTTTTCCTCTCTGGTGAACGTGTGATGTGAGATCGAGAAAGTTGAGGATATACCAGAGtttattatattttgttttggtATATGCTGAGGGCGCTTTGCATTGCTCCCGCAACCagtggcggatctaggattttcactcaaggggttcggaaaaaaaaaacaacaaaagttaaatataaaaaaaataatattgctCCTTGGAATAGAGCCTAGGACACTAGAGACAATTTTCTCCTTGGAATAGAGCTTAGGACActagagacaattttgaacaccctaaacCACTTAAGCTAACCTTTTACATTTGTTGAGGGtcttcaaaagttaatatatgtacataaaaacataaaatctaCTCTATATATACTATGTAATATTTTACcaagggtgttcgggtgaacacgcTCCCCACCCTCTAAATCGACCTTTGTCTGCAGCAAAGGTTGATAATCCTTAAAATTAAAGATATTCTTAATGGAACAAACTCTTAAATACTTCTAGCACATTTACTAGAGCACATTGGATAGGCTGAAGCAACCTGAAAATTGAATAAACTAGCCTTCAAATTTTTAACTTGGGTTTAAGTTCCCAAGCATATCAAATTGTTGCTTTCTTGCTCCATTTGGTTACTTATTGTTTTATATGGTCTTACCGTATGTGCCCATCAATTACAATGCAACTTGTTTGACCCTAGCTTGCTGATTTCCTACTTCCTTTAGAGAAAGATGGAGAGGAGACGAATCTATCAACATTAGTACTATATGATCTAAGGCATAATCTCGTGTTTGTAACCACTAATTAAGCTATCAAATAATTAAGAACAATAACAAGTAGATAACAAAGATTCAAGCATTTATAAATCAGcgggaaattttttatttatgattttcacTCTTCTCCGGTGGAGACTGCACTTCACAATTTGTGATTGCCTCCTCggtttcccctttttctttcgtCTTCAATCACCATGTCTTGATTTCAATTTTCATACTTGATTCGCTTACGAACGTGTTATGTATTGGACTCCCTTCACCATTAGGAGCAATTAAAGCCTAAGTGTAATTCAAAATAAAGGTTAAACTCTGAGTTAATGATAGATAGATTACTGTGTGACACCTACATCATCTGTATATCTATGCATGGCCACTGATGCCCATTGATTTCTGGCATCTCTAAATTACATGTAATGATAGTAAACCGGCTTACAGACAGGTAAAAGCAGCATTATATTTATGGCCACTAACGTCCACTAATTTGTTTTTGCGTGTGGCATTTATGAATTAAATGCAACGCTAATAAACCGGCCTACAGACAAATAAAGGCAACAAATCAACTCGTTCCACGCCATTACTATGCCATCTCTATACTCATCTAAATGAATCATTGACTTTGATACCTTTGACATGGTGTGGTTTATATTGTTTGCTATGGGTAAACCCTGCGCGGTCTTACCCTAAAGCTGAACACcattaattgtatttttttaCACCTTATGTGTagcttatttaatttttcttatcaATTTCTAATATGGGTCTTTGTTCGCATAAACAACATCTTGCAATaacaatgaaaagaaaaaaacatttttttcaaaaattgcagACAATGTCTTTCTTGCAACCGTTACTATTAATAAGGGATAAACCTTGGTCCTAACTCAACATCAAAAGCTACTATTCTCTATACCAAACATTCGTGGATCCAATCAAGAATAGATTAGAGATTGGAGCTCTGAAGAAGGATTCATTTTGAACTCAAAAGCAAAAACTTTGTGATTTTTATAGATCTAATACATTGAAATTACATCcaataaaaaggaagaattaTAATGTCCAAAATAATAGATAGAAATAACTCAAGGTGAGGATTTTTCATGAACATGTAAGGAGACAAACACTCTCCCACATGCCTAGAAGCATGAATAACATAACACGGGAGCGCAATATTAAGAAAACACAACAATGTGGAACGATGAGTCTATTTTGCATTAACGAAGTAAGATAGTCTAGGTGCTTCTATTCAACTCCTGAAGGTTGATTTCTATTTAGCACAAACAAGACACTGTTATGATTTTTGGCGAGAGATTCAAGCAACAAGGtagaaaatatgaatgaaaaacTGTCTCATATGAATTTTAGTAATCATAAGCCTTTATATAGGCACATAAATGAAGTAGTAGATTCTTCCTACAACTAAAATACTAGACTCTtactaaaattaaaaaactgaatatTCTACTAAATCAACTATTAGACTCTTCCTATAATAAAACAACTAATTATTCTAGAAAACTGCAGTAGTAACAGATGCAAAATCCAACAAAATGGACCATTGTCCTAACTcaacaacaaaagctaattcATTAGGGAGATTTGTTTGACTCCATTTATGAAAATCACAACTCATTTCCTCAACCAGTGCGAGACTTCACAGTGACCAACTTCTCTCAATTTGTTTGTTGGAATGGTAAGCTCTTGGGACTTCTTACAATGAGTAACAACACCCTCAATTGAACCCTAAATATCTGAAGTGAAATTCAGCTCATAAAAACCATTATTGGAGTTGAAGGAAGAATTAGATGATGAGAAAGAACCACGAATTGAGGAAGACATAGTTGAAGAGGAAGATAAACAATTTCTTGGAGAATTCCACTTCATTTCTGCTACTGGAAAGGACCTTGTACCATCAACTCTGTCAATATTCTTTATTATACTGGCTAATCTTGAACTTGAACCATCAGTAGTGTTTTTCAAAGGGGTGTTTTTCTTGGACACTTTCAGTTCTTTACTAGAACAACTGTTCCCATTTGAACCAGCAGTTTTTCTAAACAAAGATTTAATAAAAGCCCTTGAAGCTTTGAACTTGTGGCTGATTAAAGAATCTTTAATGAGCTTAGACCACAATTTCTTAGGTCTTATATTATGGTTATCTATGAAACTACTACTAGTGGTGAGTTCAGTATTGGACCACTCAATTGGCTTAAGTTCAAAACTCACCCTGCAAGATTGTGATGGAGAACAAATTGGGGTGATCAAGAACTTTATGCAaaaactttcttcttcttctaaatcttcttcttcaaagGAATCTGTTTGAAGTAATTTTTGGTGAAGAGGAAAGAGTTTTTGGTGAAGAGGAAGGAGTCTactgatatttggcacaaatatctagatTTAGTGTCATTGCACTTCCCCTTCTTAGCACTTTAATCACGGGGCGAATGCAATTGTTGTATAAGATCTTATGTTGGTATGTTTTTACGAATAGGTACAACAGGGACCAATGGAGGGTATTTCGAGCAGTTTTTGATTGAATCCGAGGATGTGCATGTTGGTTGAACATGGGAAGGAAGTTCCAGCACGTGAAGGTAGAATTCGACCAGGTGAATCTCAACAAGTTATGCGTCGCACCGGCCACCGTACAAAACCCCATCTACTCGAATCTCGAAAACGGGCCGATTCGTGGCCATGCGCCTCACAAGAAAACACACGAGAGGAGATCATGCGGCGGCCATGCGTCGGTGATAGCCGGTACACAAGCGACGTCCCAGTGTCCTACTTGGATCGGGATTGGGACAACTTATCCCATATTTACTCTAAACAGTATAAATAGTCGTTTTTAACGTTAGAAAGGCGGCTTGGACAAATTTTGAGACTTGGGAAAAATCTTTCtggttttttcctttttattatNNNNNNNNNNNNNNNNNNNNNNNNNNNNNNNNNNNNNNNNNNNNNNNNNNNNNNNNNNNNNNNNNNNNNNNNNNNNNNNNNNNNNNNNNNNNNNNNNNNNAGTTACCGCAATCAATTTCACGCCGTGCTCTTATTGCATTCTTGATAGGTCAataccataggaatataggaggCGAGTTATCTTGAATCGGCGAATAGTGGTTCGGGAGAACACAACGAGATTAATAATCCGGTTAATTGACAATTGTGAACAAAGTTTGCTAAGGTGAGATACTTGAATGACTCAATAGGATTGGTGGAGCGTACCACGACCACGGAATACTTCTCAAATCTTAATAAAAGCGTATTCAAATACGTTCTTAAAGTAAATTCTGGTTACATTGTTAGTTATTTTTATTACAGCATTAGTttacaaaacaaccaaaactttTATTCTTTACTTGCATAGGTAGTAGCAATAGTTTATTTTCGTGAAAGTATTGgtcataagtctctgtgggttcgATATTCGATTTTATATaatcactatattacttgtacgaccacgtacacttgcgtgtgcatttggACGCAACATCTACCTCTGTAGAAAAGTTCATCTGCATGGGAAGTTGTGGATTTTTTGTCATTGGTTATTGAGGCTATTTGAAACTCAAATTCTCTATTTTGAGAGGAAGGCACTTTAGAATTAGGACATGAAGAGTAAGAGAAAGAGCTCACTTCAATGTCTATGTAGTCTTCTTCATCAAAGTGGTCTTTGTGTGATGGAAGAAAATCTCTGGCCATTttttaattgaagaaaaaaaagacagtACAGTACTATAAGTCTTTTTGAAGTGAACTTAGTGAAGGGTAAAGGAGCTTTGAAGTGGAGATGGTGTCAAGAGTGTATAATATAGATATCGACTGGAGTTCATTTTCACCCTCTACGTTGTTTTAAAAATCAATGGTCGacatttattttgtattttaccTTTTAAACATCAAgatgtttttctcttcttttaacTTTATGCTATGGAATTACCTAAAAGACGAATAAAATGGGAAACAAGCATATCAGTTAATGCATAGAATAATGAAGaaatgagcaaaacaaaaagtgagaatAAGAATAATTTGCTCGTATCGACAAATTTATTAGCAAGCTCAAACATCTCTTTATACAATGAAGAGTGTCAACGAGGAGTCTATAAAAATATACTCGATGCATAAAGATATAGGTAGATAATTCATAATTAtaacaaattcataaaagaaGATAGCTATTTATACTATGAATTAAAAGTACAATTGGAAACAATGACAATCAAAACTCGAAAACCAATATATATAATAGGAAATATGAGAAAAATGTAACTTGAGGCTGTATACTTAATGTGTATATAAGGCTATATACTTAAAGTATATACTCCatatattaaaataacaatCACAAATAGTGATTTAATTTGTCAATACCATCTCCAGTTAATTCTGTGTGATATTTCTAATTCTAGGCCAAAATCACGAGTATACAATTTTCCAAATTGGTGATTTGTCAATATCATCCATCAAATAGTACTACAATGCACTTTTTCAATGTGAGGACGTGGAAGTACTACGTAGGAGTCCCCCTTCTTCTTAGTTAGTGAATGCATGCCATGTGgccatttcatatatatatatatatatatacctttttcaattattttttctgGTTTAGTACTTAGCTTGCTTTCTTTTCTTGCGTTTGTACTACAGTGTCCAATAATTCAAACTTAGAATCTACTCAAGCTACTGTTGTAAAATATTGTGGAAATGGATTCTTAGGTATTGCAAGAtgcttcacacacacacaaaatgcACTTTGTCCACACTTGTTAAATAATTGCAGGTTCCTACCTGAGGCGATGTATCGTCCACTAGTGCTCCCCATTTACCGGGAAGTTAATATGGTGGCGGACAGTACTTTAGGAAACTATGAAAAGGTCTGGAATATAATTCACATCGTTTAGTTGAAGATGATATTGTAATTTGGAACTCTTTATTTACTTTCCGCAAAGACTATTTGGGGACTGAGTCATCAAAATCAGTTCCTTTATATACTGAATTGTTTTAAATTCCTGCTCTTAATTTAACCTTCATTTCATTAGCAGAATAATATGTCTCATGCTGTCATTGACTGATCGATCAGTTAAATAGTGTATGTTTTCGCATAAAacgataacaattaaatttatacgtGGTTTATGGGATATGCGGCTAGTTTAATAATTTACGTGTAATAATAGTAAGCAATATTGAtgaataagaaaaaagagaaaacagCTAAAGAAACCAAAATATCGACTCTGAGAATTTGGTCCGGTCTGGAAATAGCTTCCCTATCCCGAGCCAATCAGTAAGAAAGCTCTTATCTCTGCTTTTCAGACTAcaagtatgaatatgaataaaAGAGTAGCCCTAAAATGAAGGGGGTACACACCTATTTatagtaacaaaaaaaaaaagagatgggCCTTAGTAAAACCCAAAAAAGGCCTCttaagaaaaccctaaaatggataagaCTGCTTCCCGTACGGATGTCAGAGATTCTGTACGGATGTCAGTGCAAATCACGGAGCGGTTAGGCTACGTGTGACCTGGCTCGTAACGGATACTTCGAACCTGTATAGAGTGTCTTCCTCTCAGGCTCGGATTCTCCGTGCCTATCAACATATCCTCGGTTTCTGACATTTAATTCGAATAACTCACAACTTCTTGGCCTTCGTCCCCGTCAATCTTACACGGGCTAATGATCTCGCTTTTCTTCGACCTTGTATCGGACGTACCACGATATTTACTTCATTTTTTAGCGTATGCGAATTGCTTCAGTTTTTACcatatacagatagtccccacaatTCTCAGATCGAAGTTTCACCGAAGTGAAGGGAAGTGGAACGAGAACGATAACCTCAGTGACTTCCTTAGAAAGTTTCCCATTGAAAACAGGCGGGAAATGAGACGTCTCTTCATGTCACGTCTCTCTGACTTCGGACACGTGTCTTCTCTTGGTTGGATGACCCTTCGATAACTGCCTCAAATTTTATCTATAAAAGGCCGAACattttcacttttcactttttactTTTCACCTCTTGATCGTTTCACTCATCTTGCTCTGTTCTTGCCTCTCCTTAAATTTTCTTTCGAAATTCTGAGCCTTCGATATTTTTCCGAGAAACCCCATTCGAGGTCCCAAAATCTTCTTAGTTTCCTGGTAAATCTCCTTCAATCCTTCATAACTTCatcttatttctttattagtcCGTGCTAAAAAGAATGACCCCTTTCTATATTtcgaaacaatttacctttatgcaatgatttatagccatacaaaatatatgtgactcacttaacaccacaagtttgaaatcctcttctttcttaaatttcgtgtccagtcaaatagacataaataatttaaaataaaacttaaaacttaaattgatagcattgcaaattcaaaacatacaaacttgaacgGCGAGATATTATAAatcaaaagttcaaaaatagaaattaaacAGTTAACATCGATGgacaaatttaaagaagagataaatttCAAAGTTCAATTTCGTGCCTTTTCACAAGTGCCTACGCAACACTCCAATACCACCaccccctccctccccccccccacctCTAAGAGGCTAATACCCGCGCTCCGAACTTATGGAGATATATGTCAtcacaatgttgacatttaacatgttcctcgtttctcgctcaaaatgcatccacaccgcacttgaagttgatcttcGAACTTGAGGAGAAGGTGAACGTGGAGGACTATCCATGGAAGTTGAAAGTAGTAATGTACACTAGTTGAATAACAAATTTGGATAAAGAGATAATTGTGGaagaattgtgtgaaaatgaagaagaatggaggggtatttatagttcGGAAATATGACCAAGGTGTaagttattcataaatttaggggttcaaataaaattgGCAACAActagtttttttaaatttaaaacggCTAGCTTTTTGAATCTGACAATGACTAAACTTTTTTTGTAGTTTAGCAATTTCATcattagatgtaaatgttaatttattattattagtaaatgtaaatgtctattttagtattagaactttttttataaaaaaacaataataaaaccCTGCTCGGCCCGATTAGCCCGAGGTGTACCCCCTATCCGGGTAGGGGCTGGGCCAGACTCCCTTTTCCCTCCCCAAGCCCGGCCTCCAGCCCCGCCCCTTAACTAAAGTCCGGCCCTGCCCCGATCAAGCCCACATTTAAATGGCCCGGCTCGGCCCACTTGACAGGCCTCTAGACCCTATACTTATTTAAAACACATCCTGTCATTAGGCATAATTAAATATTCTGAATAGCAAATTGTTTAACTATATGTGGTGTAAATGATTAATGACATACTCCTCAATGGCCTCGGAAGAACAGGTTGTTCCAGCTCGATACCGTCAAGAATTCTTGACTATTGCATGGAAACGGGTTCATCTTCATACATAACCAGCTTAGTGACTTTTGTTCAGTTGATTATACAGAGTACAATATCATCAACTACAAATACACCTTTGTTGTCTGCAAATTCAATGAAATATTTGCTATCGGTGAAAGAATCTTCAGTTGCTTCAGCGTGAATTTCTAATTCTAGACCAGTCCAAATCAGGAGCACATGATTTTTCAAAATGATGATCTGTCAATATCATCAAATAGGAGTACACGCAGTTTTAAGAAAAGTTTTATTCTGTGTCTCACGCGACAACATTAGTTGTGTGAGGCCTCATTTTGTCTCGCAAATTTATGAACTTAAATCTTACACTTTTGCGTTCAAATTTCGGGTTCACAAAATTATGAGACAAAAAAAGATATCTCACACAATTGACACAAATTGAGCAATTGTGTggcacaaaataaaaaatttccaaCTTTAAAGTGAGGACGTGGAAGTACTACGTACGTAGGAGCCCCTTCTTCTTAGTTAGTAAAGGCCATGCCATGGCAATTTGAGATATTACCAGTTCAATTTTTTCTGGTTTAGTGCGCTGTCCGGTAATTCCAAATTAAAGAAATCAACTCAAGCTATTGTTGCAGGGAGATACACGTTGACGTAGGAAAATGATTATTGACCAAAATGTGGTGAATTGCAATCAACTTTATATGatcaagccaacaaggctagcATAGTAGCACGCAGTCCCTAGATTTGTATTAGTGGTATAATAGCTCCTTTCTATTTAAGGTCTATGCAACTATGCAAATGTATCGTCCAGGTGTGCTCCACATTTACCGGGAAACTAATACGGTGGCGGACCCTCTAGCAAACTATGAAAAGGTCAggaatattttttctttaaaatttttccTGCCAGTGTCCAGTATCCACATTGTAGTCCAAGTAAATCCGGATTCGCGCCGCTTACGGCCCATTGgggggaagcgctccctaccGAGAATTTTGTCATAACATCGAACCTAGGACTGCTGGTTAAGGGACGAGTAGCCCCATCCACTGCACCACATCCTTTAGTGGTGTCTGGAATATAATTCAAATAGTTTAGTTGAAGAAGCTATTGTATTTTGGAActctttatttatttcctttttcgcaAAAACTATTTCGGAACTGAGTCATTAAGATCAGTTCCTTTGTATACTGAACTGTTTTAAATTCCTGCTTTCAATTAAGCTGCATTTCGTTAGCAAAAAGTATGTTTCATGCTGCCATTAACTGCTGATAATTTAATGGTATTATCAAGAAACATAGTACTAGTCAGTTACTAGTATAATTTTCCTCTCATCTAAATTAGATCATAAGTAAAGAGAAGCACTTACTCTGGTTGTCCTGTTGTCAATCTTCACGGCTTAATGAAAAAGAGAATTT contains:
- the LOC132048683 gene encoding probable membrane-associated kinase regulator 4, giving the protein MARDFLPSHKDHFDEEDYIDIEVSSFSYSSCPNSKVPSSQNREFEFQIASITNDKKSTTSHADELFYRGRCCVQMHTQVRLLPLHQKLFPLHQKLLQTDSFEEEDLEEEESFCIKFLITPICSPSQSCRVSFELKPIEWSNTELTTSSSFIDNHNIRPKKLWSKLIKDSLISHKFKASRAFIKSLFRKTAGSNGNSCSSKELKVSKKNTPLKNTTDGSSSRLASIIKNIDRVDGTRSFPVAEMKWNSPRNCLSSSSTMSSSIRGSFSSSNSSFNSNNGFYELNFTSDI